The following coding sequences are from one Tachysurus vachellii isolate PV-2020 chromosome 7, HZAU_Pvac_v1, whole genome shotgun sequence window:
- the nol7 gene encoding nucleolar protein 7 isoform X1: protein MAKLQRGNSELKSRGELSEEMSDQSDDEGPEEVTFDDSKAVALKNVKDARDSVKREKELLKEKRRKRQLLFQEQKKSRLLPEALLEEFETVVKKPPTLPDEQGEQQQKKKKKRKVKTTKKGPKGLQGNCRVMRVKDGTANTSMQKSAMDFIQARLYGPGTQRTTNAELLSLEKKRGLGQGAAVQFVNKSWGADQKAKAEKCNKRFIHRQKLIST from the exons ATGGCTAAACTTCAACGTGGGAACTCGGAGCTCAAATCAAGAGGAGAGTTAAGCGAGGAAATGTCTGATCAGAGCGACGATGAAGGACCAGAGGAAGTCACGTTCGATGACTCGAAAGCGGTCGCGCTAAAGAACGTTAAAGACGCGCGGGATTCAGTGAAAAG GGAAAAAGAATTGCTGAAGGAGAAAAGGCGAAAACGACAGTTGCTTTTCCAAGAACAAAAG AAAAGCAGACTTTTACCAGAAGCTCTTTTAGAAGAATTTGAGACAGTAGTCAAGAA ACCACCAACACTGCCAGATGAACAAG GTgagcagcagcagaagaagaagaagaaaagaaaagtgaagaCGACGAAGAAAGGGCCTAAAGG TTTGCAGGGTAACTGCAGGGTAATGCGTGTGAAGGACGGTACTGCCAATACCTCCATGCAGAAATCAGCCATGGATTTCATCCAAGCACGTCTGTACGGCCCAGGAACCCAGCGAACAACCA ACGCTGAACTTCTCTCTCTGGAAAAGAAACGTGGACTTGGTCAAGGAGCAGCAGTGcagtttgttaataaatcctggG GAGCAGACCAGAAGGCTAAAGCAGAAAAGTGCAACAAGAGATTTATTCACAGACAGAAGCTAATCTCCACCTGA
- the nol7 gene encoding nucleolar protein 7 isoform X2 → MAKLQRGNSELKSRGELSEEMSDQSDDEGPEEVTFDDSKAVALKNVKDARDSVKREKELLKEKRRKRQLLFQEQKKSRLLPEALLEEFETVVKKPPTLPDEQGQQKKKKKRKVKTTKKGPKGLQGNCRVMRVKDGTANTSMQKSAMDFIQARLYGPGTQRTTNAELLSLEKKRGLGQGAAVQFVNKSWGADQKAKAEKCNKRFIHRQKLIST, encoded by the exons ATGGCTAAACTTCAACGTGGGAACTCGGAGCTCAAATCAAGAGGAGAGTTAAGCGAGGAAATGTCTGATCAGAGCGACGATGAAGGACCAGAGGAAGTCACGTTCGATGACTCGAAAGCGGTCGCGCTAAAGAACGTTAAAGACGCGCGGGATTCAGTGAAAAG GGAAAAAGAATTGCTGAAGGAGAAAAGGCGAAAACGACAGTTGCTTTTCCAAGAACAAAAG AAAAGCAGACTTTTACCAGAAGCTCTTTTAGAAGAATTTGAGACAGTAGTCAAGAA ACCACCAACACTGCCAGATGAACAAGGT cagcagaagaagaagaagaaaagaaaagtgaagaCGACGAAGAAAGGGCCTAAAGG TTTGCAGGGTAACTGCAGGGTAATGCGTGTGAAGGACGGTACTGCCAATACCTCCATGCAGAAATCAGCCATGGATTTCATCCAAGCACGTCTGTACGGCCCAGGAACCCAGCGAACAACCA ACGCTGAACTTCTCTCTCTGGAAAAGAAACGTGGACTTGGTCAAGGAGCAGCAGTGcagtttgttaataaatcctggG GAGCAGACCAGAAGGCTAAAGCAGAAAAGTGCAACAAGAGATTTATTCACAGACAGAAGCTAATCTCCACCTGA